Within the Taeniopygia guttata chromosome 15, bTaeGut7.mat, whole genome shotgun sequence genome, the region TTCCCATTAATGATACAGAGGGAGGCCCCTCCAGCGGTGTGAGAGCAGACAGGCGAGTGGGCTTAGTTCACTCACGAGGTGTAATTAAACCCGAAAGCCTCCTGAAGCCTTGCAATAGAAAAGGtctgagtttattttttatttaaaagaataatgattattttatattaaaaaatattgttaacAAAACCAATTATGTTAAATAGATCACTCTTGTGCCGAGAATTGGGTATAAACAATctacaatattttttccccatgtgaAAGTCCTTACAGGAATGACAGGGCTGCAGTTAAGAACATATCAGCACTACTGGGGCTTGTTTGAGTTCGAATGCTCTGGTGACAGGAATAAAAGGGACAAATACAGGGACCTTCTCCACTCGCAGCCATGCTCATGGTTGTCCTGAGGGGCAGTGGGTGGTGCAGGACCAGTTGCTGCTGGTCTCATACTCAGCAGTTACTGAAATAGCAGATGGATCAAGAGTTGCTGCACCTGCAAAGTCATGCAAAAAATAAGAAGCCTCTCCTAAAGAGCTACAGCTGATGTTACTTTCCTAGGCGGGGCTTAACACCAAGAGGCAACGTAAAACAGGCAGAGACAATTCCTGCCGGCTGAGGTGGCTGCAGACCCCATAGGGCCACGTGTGACCCGACTGCTCCGACCAGAGGAAGGCTCTGAGGTGACGCGTCCCTGCAGCCCTCACTGCCGGAGAGCAGGTACGAGTGGAGGGGCAGGGAGTGGCTGCTTTCAGAGAACCAAATGCTGAAGGTGTCCGGGTTTCCTGTGGGTGGCCTACACTGAGTGGGTGCTCCAAAGCAGCACCCGCTCCCCAGCAGGGTTCTTGTTTTGCAGTCAAGTCTGAAAGGAGAAATGATCAGGCCCCTCCgggtgctgtgctgctcctttgCTGGCGGGAACTGAGccctgggagtgtgtgctgCGCTGTGGAGGGGGTGTCACAGAAGGAGTTTGGCACTTTTCGAGCAGATGTTGTGGCCTTAAAactggcagctggggctgctcacagGGTGGTGGTGTCCATTCCCAGGCTGTTCACAGCTCCTGTGAGCTGTACCAGAGCCTGTGACACTGATAACAGTGATCTGGCTTCTCTGGACATCAGTGTCTTCAgagaatggatggatggatgtcTGCTCATTTATTTAAAGATCTTTGAATGAGCACAGCTGAATGTTCCTGCTTTTGTAatggctctgcagctctggcttAATTAATGTCTGGAGTTCATGGAGGCGTTCCCAGGACTGTGAGAAATCATCTGGTCCTTCCCCACAGCCACCGACGGGTGGGACGCTGGGGTAGCCTGGGTGCACCATCAGCTCGATGGTCACTGTGCCGCTCTGCGCTGCCTCggccctgagctgcagcacgGCGCTGTCGATGGCGCTGCGGATGCTGCTGACAGACATGTTCCTGCCCATGGTGCTCAGGCCTATGTAAATGTCTGGCCACCTGCAGCCAGAGGAGGGAACACTGCTGTTAATGCTAAAGAGGCAGGTAGAGAATTGTGTTACATCCAGTGGATTAGGAATCAAAATTTACCTAAaacttaaaatagaaaattggGAGGagttttaaaaaacttttaactATAAACAAAAGTAAAACCAGAACTTTTCCTGACTGAAAGCAGGATCCTACTTCAAGCAGCAGTTCTGCAGGGACAGGAaggcccagcacagccccagcactgtGTGACAGCACAAGGGGTGTTGGGCACTTGTGAGCTTACAGGTGCATTTTATTGTcccaaaaggaaaaagcagtgcTAAACTGAGAAATGCCACactatcaaaataaattaagcCTGAATAATAACCCTCAGCTAAGCAGAAACAAAAGTGACTGAAATAAAATGGCAACCACCCAGCTAAAGAAGCCTTCTGCCAGAATATATGAAAGAGCTCCATAATAATAACTGGACAAAATGCTATTCCTAAAGGACACCATATACACGCCGTTTCTTAGCTTCACACAATTCTTTGTTCAAGTCTGGCTGCAAGTGTCAGTTTTAAGTGTGACCTGGACGAGTCCAGGAGAGCTGAGCCACTGCATGTGAGggcagaatgaaaatattttcagaagaaatcaAGGCTGGACTCTTTAACTGAATGATCACAGaagagcccagctcagctcttaTTGAGAAGGGAGAAATACCAGCCTGCTGCTGGTGTTCAGAACCACtgatacaaacaaaaaaaatcccagaagatAATGTTTCCAGTGGACTGAGGAAGTAATGGCGCCTGCCCCAAAGAACAGGTGACTGCAAGGGTCTCTAGTGAAAGGCCTTTAACCCATAAAACACTGTCTAAGCTTTTAAGTGAAGGATTTTACTGGGGGAAGGGCTGAGTTTTCAGGGTTTGGCCCTTGAGATGCAGGACACTGACAAGGCTGTTTGCTTACAGCTGTGGTACCACCAGCTCTCAGAGCTTATTGCTTCCCCTTTACAAATACCTGCTTCTAATTAGTCTCATTCCTGCTGCTTAAAACCCTTTACTAGGACAGGAAGATGAACATTTAGTTCTTGAAAGCTTTCCTTAgataatacttttaaaattccaGCATTGATGCAGCATTTCTCCTGGCATTCCAGATGCCAGGCTGATGCAGCTTTACTAGAAAGGCTGAAAAGCATACCCTGAAAAGAACATTCCTTTTCAAATGGAAAGTGACTCATCTCTATTCAAACAAAACTTCCTAAGCCATTGTGCCCCTGGCACTTTCGTGCTCCTCCTGAACCTTTCTCTAAATcgaaagagaaaagagaaagatggTGTTCCATTTTTGAAAGATACTATCAGACACTGATACAATCTTAATGTTTTACTACAAAAAAGGATGAGTAATACCTGTCTTACCTTATTCCATGCTTTGTAAACACATCCACTGTGTTAAAAGAATCTTCTTCTACTCCCAGGTAAAAGTCCATCAGGGATGGTGGAATCCAGTCACAGTTATGAAGGCCTGGCTCTATGGGGACACGTGTGTACTTAATCCCATATTCCTCTAACACCTCTGCAAATACATGCCTGACCTCTGCAAGTAAAACCAGAGACTGCAGTCAGGAGTTGGATAACCAGCTTCTCGTGTCCCCTGCAAGCTGTTAGCACAGAGgcttctttcctttctgtgtttaagaaaataaaatttcatttggtTTATCTTCTGCTGAAACCCATCTGCATGGGAGTTACCTTCTATACTGGAACATTTCTCCCTGAACTTCTGCTGTAGCTGCCTTGTCATCCTTCCTTCCAGCAGCCTTTAGTCCAGCCCCTTTCTAAGTGAGTGACTCTGGTGTTAGAGTGCACCACAGGTGACTGCACTGTCAGGAACAAATTCCTCCTCAAGTCCTTGTACAGCCAGAGCAAATGTTATCTGGAGGCAGTTAGTACTGGAGTGGGAAAACTTGGATTCTTTTCTCACTCCATTTTCCATCTGTGTACCACAATGACTTTATTTGCAAAACAAGGACAAAAGATCCTTGCTCATCTCTAAAGCTGAGACCTGCAGGAGGGGACTGGGGTGAGAACACAATGGACAGGATGGAGTTCTTGTAGCATCTGAAAGAGTCACCAGCTATTGCAAGCTCCATCATTCCAGTTTAAACTGGCCAGCCTGCTGCTGGCTTTGGTCTGCCTCCTTCAGTGTGGGTGAGAACATGGAATTAGGATGCTGAGGAGAATTATTAGTCCTTGGAGGAAGAGGTGTAACCTTGGCCATTTGTGTCCTTAATGCCCTGGTGCTGCTATGGGAAGGCCCAGGGCTCCAAGCAGAGTTTGGGTCTGGGCAGGACTGTGGGGTCAGGTGGGAACATTCaaactgcagctgccagcagtgtCTTGTGGTGGGGCTTATTGCCCAtacaggagctgtggcagggagagTCCCCTCTGAGCTGAGTCTCTTACCTGCTTGGTGCTGGGAAGGAGATTTCCTTCTTACCTGGGAGAACATGGACGTGCTGGTGCCCATCCATGTGAGGAGGTAGGTGACCTGTCAGCTCACGGAACAGCTCCACCTGGGCCTTTAGCTCCTGCTTCACCTGTGCAGCAGAAAAGGGTCAGAGCAAGACCTGGCAGAGGCTGAGAGCAGGGGAGTGATGGGGCTGCTGGGACCTCACTGGGCAGGAGTCAGGACCTAGCTCGGGGGAGCAGCAGGTGCTGTGGTTGTACAGGGgtgtgcagcactgctgggctaCCCAGGGCCTCCCTTGGGCACGGGGCTCTTTGTGGTTCTGCTGATGGGGATGGTCTACCTACACAGGATATTTGAACAcccatttctgtttaaaatggATGCAGTTTTGATCACCTGAACATGTTCAACCTTGCTCATGGGGCAAAACCAGTCATCTCCCTAGAGAACCAAAACTTCTCATAAGCTGATCAAAAGCCTGGTACCTGCTTAGGACTTTTCTGTCATTTGCTCTTTACTGATCTCTTGGTTCTTTGTAAATACCTGTTCTAATGCCCCCTCTACCTCCTCAGATAGTTAACAGTGTATACAGGCACTGAATCAGGGAGGAATGGGTTctcagaggctgcagagccTTTGGCAGAATGAGGCCCAGGACCTAAAAGCCAGCTCAGGCTGCACAGGCAGAGTTCATCTCTAAGCCTACTCACAGCTGAGATCTGGGAAAGGTTCTCAGCTGTTATGTGCTGGGATAAATGCAGGCTGATTTGCATCAGAAAGGCAAGTTGTACAGCTGCATGTGGCCTTCTCCTACCTCTGACATATTCAGGAGACCTTTTGATAGAGCTGTTCtgaatcccatttttccatggaaGAATCCATCTTGGTTGAGCAGAGAAGAGTTTGTCTTGAACACCTCACATACAGGAGAGCCCTCAGAGAGGTTGGCATGCAGGCCTATTGGGATGTTATATCTGTAAGAGAGTGAAATGTCAGCCAAGCTTTGCACCTCCCTCACTGTGGTCAAAGAGGGGGAGATTAAATAGTAAGAACCACACTGATCTTGGAGGTGTTGCAGTACTCACTGGAGTACATCTTTGTATCTCTGCCAGAAAGGATTACAGAGCGACCCCAACCAGAGCAGGACATCTGCAGGTAACATCCCTGAGCACTCTACCCAGGGCCAGCCTGTGAGTGCCCCCATCCTGGCTCACAGCATGAGGTATCTTGGGCTAAATGCTGTAACTGCACTCCAGGAACTGCAGTCACTGATAACCAACTGAAAAATCCAGATCTTGCAGCTTTTTATAAAGTGCTCCCTTAGCCCTTGCTAGGTATCCCCTTGAGTTGTTCACCCTGTTAAAGATGGTACATTCATGAGACATTTGAGTTTTACTTGAAGTCTCCTAAAGCTGCCCTTAAGTAGAATCCAgtaatttatatataaacagTGCCAAGGAAGCTGTTATGGCAACAGCACAGGCTACAGGTGGAAAtacaaggagctgcagctggaattgcCTGCAGTGGCCAGGCTTCTGTCTACTGCAACAACCACTCAGTGAGTGGCAAGGATGAGCTGTACAGAGCAGCATCTCCCTAGCACAGCCAAAGAAGGATTAGTGCAAGGAGGCCCTCAGTGAAGTGTAGAGCCTTGCTAAGGAGTCCCAGGGGTATAATTGATTACCCAGTTGCACATTTTCAGTTGCTGTAACAttcgtaaaaaaaaaaaaaaaagaactacgGAGCTGgtgtggctgcagagctccccTCAGGGCTTAGAGAGTGCTGGTGTTTCCTTCTTGGTCTGTGCTGTGGATTTCCCTACAATGAGAACAGGACTTGTGCATGCTTGGATTTGTGCTGGTCTCATTAGCATTTCTGGAAATCCTCAGAATCAGTAGCCAGAATGATGCTTTGAAACTTTTTCCAAGACAACCCGTGGCCTCTGGCTGACCCAGTGAGTGGATGACAGAACTGCAATGTTCCATTTGTGCTGCCCAGTCTGAGTCATGGTGCAGAGTGAATTTCAAGGCAAGTCTGTGATGTTTTAAATCCTTGGAACTTCTGCATGGAGCTATTAAAAGTGGGTGTGGTGTGTCCCTGGTACAACCCTTCTACCAcgggaaaacaaaaacaatctCCATTGAGGCAAAGGGTGCAAACCAAGATCTTCCCCTTGCCTGAGATCTGAAGCTGATTGATGAAGCACCAGCTCACTGGAGACAGGACTGTGGATGGGACTGGACCGAGTCAGAGTCATTTAGCTCATTTTGTCCCTTAAAGACTGGAAATCATTTTTCCTGGCTCTTCCCATGTCTTGTGATCCAGGTAGATGGTGCAGTCAGTTGCTAGATACTACTTCCTAAAGACATAAATGCTAGGAGTCAAATTGTatgcacagctctgtggaacAAAATTAGTCCTTTGTGTGATTAAGGAGCTTGAATGTTTGTTTAATGGAGCAGAACAGCTTGTGGAGAAAAAGGTCCTCTCTAGCTTCTCTGATCTGGTGGTTTCTGTGCAGCAGGGCCCAATTGTTTCACTGATGATAAATGTTCATCATAGCAGGGGCCTGGGCACGTGTGCACAGCAACTCCTGGCTAATACAAGAAGTGTCACTGGGGGTgacaggctgcagggcagcacaggaggCAGCTACAGTGCAGAAgggctgctgtggcaggagggCTTCCCCTCCATCCTGCACAACCCCAAAGGCAGAGGGGAAgcctgtggttttgttttggttttcttttagaAGTCCACCCCAGATTCTTGTCTCTGGGAAGTTCTTACTGCCTCAGCTGGAGTATTATTGGTACCACAGCCCACTGCtgtttgcaagaaaaaaaggattCCTGTGTTACCATGAATCAGCAGATGGACTTTTTCTGTTGAGTACTCTCTTTCTCATGTGTTGTGGGAGGGCAAGAAATGAACAGCTGAGCCTCTCAGTGTTGTCTCCCAGGAGCATCAAATGAACTGCCTCCATTGTGAAATGCCTCAAATGCTGTGAGAGAGGCTATTTCCAGGAGAAGGCGAGTCCCTCTGACAGGTGTGGGACACCAAGGAGCCAAGGGCTGCACTGAGAAACTTGAGAGCAGCCCCTGGCCAGAGCCGaacccagccccagagctgcgGAATGTGCAGAATGTGGAAGTGCAGAGAGAGCTGGCCTTGTCCTCGGGTAAGAGGAGACCCTGACTGTAACATTAGAGAGTGTTTCAGAGCTTTGCCTAACACCAGCTGAATATCTTAATAGTTTTCTCGTGGAGTCAGTCCTGGTTTGACAGACTGAGCATGCTGAGGTGTCTGGAGAGGAACTGCTTGTGTTTAATGGCTCTGGGATAGAGGCACTGAAAGCAAAACTCAAAAAGCTGCACATGAGAAACTTGTTCAGAAATACTCATCTGTGTGAGGTGCACAGAAGAAGGCGTGCTGGGAAGGCTGTAAGGATATAGGGAGAAGGGCAGATCAGTAGGCACAGCAGAGTTCTACTGCAAGCTCACAGGGAGAAAAGTCAAGGTGCAGGAATATCCTGAGAGGGCCCACTTTTCAGAACACATATGATTGTTTCTGCTACAGAAATACACTTTGCAGTTGCCCACATCTTTCAAAAGACTGTAAAATAGCTGCTAATTTGTTGGCTGAAATACTGAAGCAGAGACCAGCAGCTCAAGCAGCTTACACAGCATGTGATGCTGCCCTGGGACCAGAGCTCAGCTGTTGTGGGTTTGGCCTCATACTGCTCTGCCCAAGCCATTTCCAGATGGCACAGGGTGAGCCCTgctggtcactgctggtcaTTAACTGCTAATTGCTCACACaagatgcaaaataaaaaaggattggTATTGGGCTTCAGGCAACAGGTTAGTTTCTGCACACAGCTACCATTGCCAAAACAAAATTATGTGAAGAATCTACTTGGTGTTCCTAAATCCTTTTTGGTGAGTCTTTTAAATTGCAATGACCCTTCCAGTCTACTTGGAGAGGCTCCCCTGTGTTTGCAAGTctgtcccagtgccccaggGAATGCAGAGATGAAGCAGGACCTAGCACAGGGGTTGACTTCACTCCTGATAAAGTCCCAGGACATTGGCTACAGGTAAGTGCTCCTACAGCAAGAGCAATATTAGACTGAGCTGCTTGGGAACTTGTGGAGAAGAGGTTCAGGCCACTGAGGTCAATGCCCTAGTGAGCTGTTTGCACTGAAAGTTGGCTGTTACCTCTGTGGCTGTCTTCTCAGCATTCCCTGTAGAGGTGGGGGTTAAAAAGGAGAGGCTTGTGCAGGAGGAACTATCCTTACAGCAGGTGCTAGAAGGAATTCGCCCTGGAAAGATTTCTGAGTCAGCAGGCCTAGTCCAGTTAtcaaagaaagaggaaatacAATCAGTTAAACTGCTTAAACTGCTTCCTTTTCAAGTAGTTGCTTGTTTGCCACATGAGTGCTCTGAATAAATGTCTCTGCTGAGGCAACGTGCAGCTGCAATCCCTGTGCACTGACCTGGAGATGGGAACTGCGCTGAGTCACTCTGTGGTTGGTGGTGAGTGACAGTGTCCTGGGTCCTGCCTGCCCATGCCACAGGACAGTTGCAATGGCTGTGAGAATTATGAGATTTGCCAAGCACTGTTCCAGCTGCCTTGCTGAAGGCTGGATGCTCTGGCATAAGCATGGCACTTTACTCTTTCCCTTAATGGGCAAACAGATCCCACCTTCCACAACCTATTTGTATCACTCAGGAAACTGCTGATCATCAGGTTTCAGCCCAAGTGTGACCCAAGTCAGAGCCTCATGTAAATATCTGTATCTGAACATCCCACTCCAGTGAACACCCAAGTGTCTGAAGCCAGATAAAGCAAGGCTTTGAGTAAAAATGTGCACTTCTTAGTTTCCTCATGTTGGCATTTGTGCTCCTCACACACACTTTCACCATTCAGTGATATCTGTCTTTCATCAAATAGCATATTTTTTTGCTCTATTACTGCTAAAAACTTTTTGTTCTGCCAGAAAGACTCTAAAGCCTTTGCAGTGTGAGAGCTGATGCTGTTAACATAGCTCAGGGACCTGAGTTTCTGTTGTAATTATATCTTTGTATCAAGTGCCGCTCCTGTGACTGTAGCCTTGCATCAGTAAAATGGGCTGTTGCCAGTGAAGTCAATATGATCTGGGATTCTAGTGTAAGGCTTCAGATTGGGTCCCACCCCTATCCAGACAGTTCAGCAGAGGAACTGTCTGTTGTGTGATTAACAGTCACATACAAGGGTTGATGAGAAAGCATGAGGGATTTCTAGATGAGTCAGATGTTAACTGGGAGGGTCAGAATTAAGTCACAATTTACACACACATTCTGCAATTAGTGTTGATGGGAAAGGAAGTGAAAACATAGAGTGATTAAATGTGGCTTTGTTAGATTCTTCTGTTACATGTACCCAGATGTTCTGGGGGCTTTAGCTGATGTTCAgtactaaattttaaaaaacacccaGGAAGACTGAGGTTCAGCTGTGTTCTAAAATATGTCAATCTTCATAAGCTATTTGGACACAAATGAAAACAGGTCCTAAGGCTCAGTGACACCTGAACTGTTTGATGTAAAGGGGAGGGGGACATGGCAGCAAACTGTTAGGTGTCTCTATTTCTATCTCCATACTTCTAAGGAAAAATTAAGGCATCTCTTCATTTCAGGTTACAAAACAACCCTTCCAGTTTCTGGGAAAGGCTCTGGAATAATCACCAGGAAGTCTGGCTGACTTCAAGGCAGGGCCTGTTAAGTAGAAAATTGAGATTATATTATATGGATAAGCAGGAAATCACAGTCAGTCAAGGCCCCATAAAGAGGAAAGTTTTGAGTTACTGAAAAAACCCTCAACCCACAATAGCAGTCTGTTCTCCCACCTGCTGCTCTGGTTATGTTCTGCTCTGGCAGATGGTATCAATAGGTTTGTCATTTGGTGATGAATCAGGCCTCTGCTGAAACTCCCCTGTTGCCAGAAATGAGTGTGCCCCTTCTTTCAGTCCAGTTGTGACAGTGGAAAGCCCAAGGTGCTGAGCCTTAATGTAAAGGAAGGTGTATTTTTTACTGCTTagttctgctgttctgcagtTGGCTTGTGTTAGAGCTGATACAAAGATCTGCTGCCTATCATCACATGTCTACCAAGGCTTTTAATCAAGACTTGGGGCAACAGATGGTATACCCAGAAACCACAGAATTATTgtgaaaatgaaaggaagaaagcaatTTCA harbors:
- the YDJC gene encoding carbohydrate deacetylase; the protein is MLQVKLIVTGDDFGYCPRRNQGIVDCFLAGAVSNVSLLVNGSAAADAAKLARRYNIPIGLHANLSEGSPVCEVFKTNSSLLNQDGFFHGKMGFRTALSKGLLNMSEVKQELKAQVELFRELTGHLPPHMDGHQHVHVLPEVRHVFAEVLEEYGIKYTRVPIEPGLHNCDWIPPSLMDFYLGVEEDSFNTVDVFTKHGIRWPDIYIGLSTMGRNMSVSSIRSAIDSAVLQLRAEAAQSGTVTIELMVHPGYPSVPPVGGCGEGPDDFSQSWERLHELQTLIKPELQSHYKSRNIQLCSFKDL